The nucleotide sequence CTGCGGCGCGACGTGCTCTGGCGTGACAAGATTGATGTTGTGGCAACCCGCATCCTGAAGATGCAGCATCATGGCGGCCAGCGCATGAGGCGGCACCGGCTGGCCTTCGCCGAGGTGGCTGATCGCGTAGTTCTGGCAGAAGACGCACTTCAGGTTGCACATCGAGAAGAAGATCGTGCCGCTTCCCCGCCAGCCCCTCAGGCAGTCCTCCTCGCCGAGGTGAGGGGAGAACGAGTTGACAATGGCGAACCTGCCCGTCTTGCAGACCGCCCACCGATCTTCCAGCCGGTCCACCCCACACTCGCGCGGGCAGGCCCGGCATTCCCGCAGGAGGTCCAGCGCTTCTTCCGCGCGTCGGCGCAGTTCACCGGCACTCAGACGGCGATAGGCGGGTAAGAACCCCAGAGACGACGCCTGAAAGCGATCGGGGGTTGTTGCCAAGCGCATCCTCTCCGACGCCATCATGCACCGGCGGCAGGATCGCGGCAAGTCAGTGCAGGCGTCCGGGCGCCGCGCGGCGTAGAAGCCCAGCATGGCCCTGGTCCGGTTGGTGGTCCTGCTCGCGTTGCTCCTCGCGCCGCAGGCGCCCGCAGGCCACCTGGCCAGCAGCGGCGTGGCCGTCGCCGGCGGCGGCTTTGTGACCGCGACCGCGCTGTGGGTGACCCCACGCCTGGTGGATCACGCGTACTATCGCGCGCTCGTCCTAGAAGAGCACCAAGCCTGGCATCGCGCGGCCGCCCGGGCGTTCACGCTCATCCGGCTGGAGGTGGAGAACGGCTCTGGCCTGGCCCTGGAGGGCTACCTCTCGCTGAACCTGCGCCTCAACGCCGACGGCGTCCTCCACCCCGTCGTTAGGGATGCGGCCGCGCTGGCGCCCTACCGCCGCCTGGTTCCGGACCTCGGCCGACAGGTACTGGAGCCGCGCACGGTGCTGGTAGGGCTCTACCCGTTCCCCCGCATCGCCCTGGGCACACGCGACGTGCGCCTGATCATCCGGCCGCTTTGGGCTTTCGCGCGTGGCGTCGGGCAGGTGGGAACGCTCCCGGAGTTCGTGCTGCGTTTCGATCCCGCGGCACTGGCCTATCCGCCAGGAGCACCGTAGGCCCTCATCCCAGCAGGATCAGGGCCGTCCCTGTCAGTGCGATGATGGTCCCGAGCACTATCCAGACGGTGATCGTCTCCTGACCGCGCAGGAGAACCGGGCTGGCGATCAGAACCACGAGCGCCTGCAGATTGTACAGCACCGACGCGATGGCCACGGGCGCGTGCCGGAGCGCCGTGAAGAGCAGCAGGATCGCCATGGTGTTGAATAGAGCGCTGCCCAGCAGGTCGCCGCTGAGCCAGGCCCGGCCGGCTGGCCATCGCGCCGAGCGGTAGAAAGCCGACCAGAGCAGATGGGCGAGCAGCGCGGTGACCGCGCCCACCGTGGCGCCCAGAATCGGCGCCGGCGTCAGGATCAGTCCGAACCGTCGCGCGGTGTCGCCAAGGGCGAATGAAGCTGCCCCTGCCAGCGCCATCGCTATTCCCACCAGGTCCAGGGCGCGTGGGCCCGCGGGGCCGGCCTGGCGCCCTGTCCAGAGGCTGACCCACAGGCCGACGGTGACGGCGGCCAGCCCGACGACCTGCCAAGGACGGGGCAGCTCACCAAGAAAAAGGTAGCCGAACATCAGCGTGAAGATGCTGTTGCTTAGCCGGATGGCAGTGGAGAGCGCAGGTCCCAGGCGCCGGATGGTTTGGTACGCCAGGTTCCGGCCCAGCAGCGTGCCCGCTATCCCTCCGGCGGCGAACATGAGGATTGAGACAGGGTGGATCGCCGGCAGCAGCCCACCAAGAGCCGAAGTAGCCAGGATGGTCGAGAAGATCACGACGTTCGTGGCTATGCTCACCAGGACTCCGGCTTCCGGGGCAACCGCCACCATGAAGCGCCTCGCCAGGACCGTGCTGATCCCGAACGACATCGCCGCGGCCAGCGCCGCGAGTTCCCCGGTCATCGGATCTGGAACCCCATGTCCATCCCCCCGAAGAACCCGACTCTGCCGGCCGATAGCAGCAGTGTACGTCGCAGTTGCGAAGGGGGTCTCGCGTGGACGCCACCACGCCCGGGCATGCTGCCTGCGGTCCGCCAGCCGCAAGCAGGGGTCTGTCGCTCACCGAGCTGGCGCTGGCGTTGAGCCTGACGGCGATGGCCGCAGCCGGGCTGATGGGCCTCGTGCGCATATCCTCGCAGGCCGTGATCCTCGCCGGAGACGGGCTCGACGGGCAGCAGGGCGCCCGGCGTGCCATGGAACGGATCACCGAGGAACTCCGCTGGGCAGAGACCGTGGTGGCCGATGCCGCGTGCGCGCCCTCTGGCCTGTGCCCGAGCCGCGTGAGGGTGTTGATTCCGCCGGGCAACCCCTACCGCCGGGCCGAGTCCTACGAGGTCGTCTTCCAGTACAACCCCAGACAGCGCGAGATCGAGCGCCGGCTGGGGCGCGGGGTCAACAATCTGGCCTCGCGGATAGACGCGCTCGAGATGACCTACCACAACGCGGAGGGTGCCCCGACGCTTATCCCGTCGGAGGTGGCGCGCATTCGGATCGCGCTCGTAGCCAAGGCCCGCACCAGCCGTCCGGTCTACGTTGAGAGCACGGTCTCTCTCCGAAACCGACTGACCCTGTACGTCGCTCCCCCACTCGTGCCGGCCTGGAGGCCTTCTCCCAGAGGATATGAAGAACCGGCCCCATCTCCTCCAGTTCTGCCGCCGGGCCCGCCCGGTCCAGGAGAAGCGCGCTAGCCCACCGCGGGCGCACACGGACGCAGGCTACACGCAGTAACTGCTGTACGGAAACGTGCACGGAGGACCTGCCGCCACCTGCATGCAGCCGGTGTGGAGATCCATCAGGATGGAGACCCCGGTCTGGTAGCGCTCGGCCTCCGGCAACGCCGGGTTGGGGTGCCGGCAGACCGACTCAGGGTGACCCTCGTGGTCTTGCAGGATTGTCATCATGGTTCCGGCGGAGATCTGGCCGCGGGCAGCAGCCCCGGAAAGGAGTCGCTCTGCCCGGGCGCACCGGTGGAAGGTCGAACGCCATTCCTCGGTAATCGGCTGCCAGATCCCGAGGCGCTCGGGATCGCGGAAGTGGTTGGCGTGAACCAGGATCCCGTTGACGGGCTCGAGGGTGCATGTGCCGCGCGGCGCGGTCTCGATGTCCACGGCGATCCCTTCTCCCTGCTGGCCTGCCCTGGCCACCAGGTAGTTGGCGGAGCACGCGCGGACCCCCCGCGTCACAGCACCAACCGCGGCGTCCATCGCCTTGCTACACAGAACCTCCCAGGTGCGCGCGTGAAACGGAGTGCCCATGCGTGTCCAGTCGTCGTCGGCGGAGATCAAGCCGCTTACGGCGAGGCCGATCCCTGCGCTGTTCAGGCCGATCTTACCACCGGCGATGCCCGCTTCGGTGAAGCACAGCACCTGGAGTCCGTCGGGATGCGTGATGTGCTGGAGCACTCCTGCCACGCCGGGGATCCAGTCCCAGTTCTCGCCGACCCAGAGGTGGCCATCGTCCGACGCCTCTGGCGTGAGCGCGAATATCGTGCACTCCCGTGTGGGCGCGGGCATCCCACCCAGTTCGAGCGTCCCGAGTCGCGAGAACTCGCCATAGAACAGCTCAAACCGTAGATTGAGCGCGGCCACCTCCATGGTGGGCTGGCCGGCCCCGTGCGCCACGCCTTCCACCATCTCGGCGAAGGCGGGGGCTCGCGCACAAACAGCCGGCCAGTATCGCTCCGTCCGCCTGAGCACCTCGTCGCGCGACAAGGAGACCTCGCCGGCGAACCGGCGGAAGTAGAGGTCGAGGTTGTGGGCGACGAGGTCGGGCGCGGCCCGGCCGTGCCCTTCCCCGATCTCACCCGGACCACCCGTCAGGCGCAGGAATGGCAGCGAGGTGCCGCTCACCGCGCCTCTCCCGGATCCAGGGCCGCCTCGAACGTGATCCAGGCAGGCTGCCGCGTGAACCCCAGCCGCTCGTTGATCGCCAGCATGCCGGTGTTGTTCGTCTCGTTCCAGGTGCGGATCTCGGAGTAGCCGTGCTGCCGCCCATAGGCGATGGTTGCCAGCTTGAGCGCCCAGGCGATGCCCCGTCCGCGGTACGCGGGCAGTACACCGGTGACGCCATGGTACAGGTGCGTTCCTTGCGCAGGCCGGTGCAGGTTGGCCTCACCCACGTAGTCACCGCCCGCCAGTGCCAGGAAGTAGGCGCCGGGAAGCGCCCGCGGTGACTCGATGGTGCTGCGCACGTACACTTCAAACGGGACAGGCGTATACGGGATCGGCATAGGAATGCCCGCGACCACGGCGTTGTGCAACTCGTAGGCGCGGCGCAGCGCTCCGGGGTCGCGCCGGAGCTCATCCTCCAGCGTCACTATTGTGACGCCCTCCCCTCGCGCGTGATCGAGGTAGTACGCAAACGGCGATGGGTCGAACCATCCAAGGTCCAGCCGGACCTCCCAGGTCCGCATCGTCTCCCGAAATCCCCGGTGGGCCAGGAACCGGATTGCCTCGGGCATCGTCTCCCGGGCGAACGACTCGAGAACCAGCGCGCCCCGGGCTGCAAGCACCCCACGCATGTGAGAGTACAGCGCGGATCCTGTGCCCCGACCCCGCCAGGCAAGGTCGGTGAAGATGCCCATGCGATACCGGGCAGGATCGAACTGCCCTGGCATGTCGTGCGCATGGGAGTACCCGATCACCTCTCCGGTCTGGGTCTCGGCCACCGCCAGGATGGACGCGTACCCTCCCTCCTCCAGCCGCGCCCGGAACTCCCGGAACTCGTCCAGCGTCTCCGGGTAGTCCGGGAAGAGGGCGTTGCCGATCTCCAGGATCCTAGCCTCGTCGGTATCGCGAGCCTCGCGAACCGTCACTCGGGCCGGGGTCGGCACGCCGTCCATGGCTAACGCGATCCTTCGAAAGCCGGTACCGTCAAGGCGCCGGCTCTAGCTCGCCGCGCGTGGTCACCATGAGCCGCTCCAGGGGCGCGTTGATCCGGTGACCGTCATCGTCGAACTCGATCCGCCCCGTAGCACCTCCGAATCCGGCCGCGCTGCGGATGAACACGCGGGCGATCTCGGCCGGATCGACCCCGGCGCGCCGCATGGCGTTGGCCATAACCCACACCCCGTCGTAGCTGTACGCGGCCCACGTCGTGGCCGCTTGCCCGGAGTGCTTGGCGCTGTACGCCTTCCGGAACTGCTGCGCGTTCTTCGTCATGTAGCCGACCTCGAGCCCGTACAGGCGGCCAGCGAGCCTTCCGGGGTTGTCTAGAACTACCTGGCTGGGGTACGCCACGTACCATGGAGCCTTGAGTCCCAGTTGATCGGCATGCCGGAACAAGATCCTCCCGTCGCTCCCATAGGGGCTCGCGATGATCGCGTCGGGGCGTTGCGACGCGACCTGTCGCACCGTGGGGCCATGGTCCAGGTCCCCGACGGCGTACTCGACGGCCGCCACTACTTGGCCACCCAGCCGGCGGAACTCGTCCTCGGCCGCCTTGCGCAACTCGCCGCCGGCGGGGTTGCTCGGCACGGCGATGGCAACCCGACGATGGCCATTCTGGAACGCCCACCGGGCCAGCTCGCGCCCGAGCACGACCGCGTCTGCGGCAACCGAGAAGACCGTCTTGCCCAGCCCCCTGGTCTCGCCCGTGCTTCCCGACGCGTCTATGACGACCACCCCCTTCGAGGCGGCGTAACCGACCCACGCCCTGAGGACGCCGCTTCGGGTGCCGTTGACGATGACCGACGCCTTGTCGGAATCAATGAGTTTGCGCGCCGCCAGCAGCGCGTTCTCGGGACTATACTTGCTGTCCTCCACTACAACGTTGAGTTTGCGAGTCCTGATGCCGCCCGCGGTATTGACCGAGTCGCTGGCGAGCTGCACACCGCGTACCGTCTCCTCGCCAACCACGGTGTCTGCCCCGGTCATGGTGCTGAGCACGCCGATGTGTATCGGTCCGGACTCACGGACGGCGCCCCCGCCGCCGCATCCGGCGGCCAGCAGCACCAGCCCGCCCAGCCCCACTACCAAGAGTCGACAGTTGGCGCGAACCCACTCGATCATGCTCATGACACACCCTCCCGGCGGACGCCCTCCCCCGCCAAACCCACCGGCCTAGTACTGCGTTGACAGCACCTCTTCGTCTGTCGGCACGTAGGTCGTCGCCTGGTGCTTGGGCGGATCCTGCTTCTGGGTGAGCAGGCTGACCGGCACCATGACAAGCAACGAGACGACCGGCGGGATCAGGGTATCCAGCCCCGCCAGGTGCTCTGGGATCTTGTAGTACAGCACCAGCCGAAGCAGCGAACCAACGACGACCGCGGCCAGGGCTCCGGAGGAGTTGGCCTTCTTCCAGAACAGCCCGAGCGTGAGCGGGACGAAGCACCCGGCGAAGACAACGTCGAACGCCAGGACCAGCAGAATGCCCGGCTCGGGCCTGACCACCGCGATGTACATCGCCAGCGCCATGATCGGAATGGCTGCCAGGCGGGTGATCCACAGGA is from Armatimonadota bacterium and encodes:
- a CDS encoding GNAT family N-acetyltransferase; the protein is MDGVPTPARVTVREARDTDEARILEIGNALFPDYPETLDEFREFRARLEEGGYASILAVAETQTGEVIGYSHAHDMPGQFDPARYRMGIFTDLAWRGRGTGSALYSHMRGVLAARGALVLESFARETMPEAIRFLAHRGFRETMRTWEVRLDLGWFDPSPFAYYLDHARGEGVTIVTLEDELRRDPGALRRAYELHNAVVAGIPMPIPYTPVPFEVYVRSTIESPRALPGAYFLALAGGDYVGEANLHRPAQGTHLYHGVTGVLPAYRGRGIAWALKLATIAYGRQHGYSEIRTWNETNNTGMLAINERLGFTRQPAWITFEAALDPGEAR
- a CDS encoding peptidase C45 codes for the protein MSGTSLPFLRLTGGPGEIGEGHGRAAPDLVAHNLDLYFRRFAGEVSLSRDEVLRRTERYWPAVCARAPAFAEMVEGVAHGAGQPTMEVAALNLRFELFYGEFSRLGTLELGGMPAPTRECTIFALTPEASDDGHLWVGENWDWIPGVAGVLQHITHPDGLQVLCFTEAGIAGGKIGLNSAGIGLAVSGLISADDDWTRMGTPFHARTWEVLCSKAMDAAVGAVTRGVRACSANYLVARAGQQGEGIAVDIETAPRGTCTLEPVNGILVHANHFRDPERLGIWQPITEEWRSTFHRCARAERLLSGAAARGQISAGTMMTILQDHEGHPESVCRHPNPALPEAERYQTGVSILMDLHTGCMQVAAGPPCTFPYSSYCV
- a CDS encoding ABC transporter substrate-binding protein, which encodes MSMIEWVRANCRLLVVGLGGLVLLAAGCGGGGAVRESGPIHIGVLSTMTGADTVVGEETVRGVQLASDSVNTAGGIRTRKLNVVVEDSKYSPENALLAARKLIDSDKASVIVNGTRSGVLRAWVGYAASKGVVVIDASGSTGETRGLGKTVFSVAADAVVLGRELARWAFQNGHRRVAIAVPSNPAGGELRKAAEDEFRRLGGQVVAAVEYAVGDLDHGPTVRQVASQRPDAIIASPYGSDGRILFRHADQLGLKAPWYVAYPSQVVLDNPGRLAGRLYGLEVGYMTKNAQQFRKAYSAKHSGQAATTWAAYSYDGVWVMANAMRRAGVDPAEIARVFIRSAAGFGGATGRIEFDDDGHRINAPLERLMVTTRGELEPAP
- a CDS encoding DMT family transporter; translation: MTGELAALAAAMSFGISTVLARRFMVAVAPEAGVLVSIATNVVIFSTILATSALGGLLPAIHPVSILMFAAGGIAGTLLGRNLAYQTIRRLGPALSTAIRLSNSIFTLMFGYLFLGELPRPWQVVGLAAVTVGLWVSLWTGRQAGPAGPRALDLVGIAMALAGAASFALGDTARRFGLILTPAPILGATVGAVTALLAHLLWSAFYRSARWPAGRAWLSGDLLGSALFNTMAILLLFTALRHAPVAIASVLYNLQALVVLIASPVLLRGQETITVWIVLGTIIALTGTALILLG